CTTCCATTCCGTGCCTTCTATGCTGTTAATTTTTTCTCTCCCGGCCATGTGATTCTCACAGGCCGAAAAAGCATATCGTTTAATCCCGGAGCAGCACCGCCGCTTTTTCACGGGAGACATTTCCCTGCGCGCGGAGCGCGGTTTCATGATCCTGCGCGATGCGCCCCCCGGTTCGGACGACCTCGCCGCGGACGGTCCCCGTGTCCACCTGCGCGGCGCCCGTGCGCGCGCCCAGGGTCCTGTTTATTTCTCCCAGGGCCGCGGCTTTCCGCTCGATCGAATCCGATGCGCGTTCCAGGGCCGCGGTATCAACGCCGCGGTTTTCCGAAAGATTAATAGCTTGCGTGCTAAGCACATTGAGCTCTTCGCGCAGGTCCACGGTCCCACGCGACTGCACCTGGGGCGGAATGACCGCGGTATCGAACCGGTTGGAATACGCGCCCAGCGCGGACTGGATCTGCGCGTTCACCGTCTTGAGCTCTTCCGCGTTCACGCGGTTTGAGGTCATCGCGTCCATGGCGATGGTGCGAAGCCTCGCGGAAATTTCCATCGCCTTCTGGACCACGACCTGGGCCATCTGGGCGATCGAGAGGGCCTCGGTCATGCTGCGCGTTCCGCCCGCCTGGAACACCTCCCTGCGCTGGCCGGGACTTGCCGGCGCGGCGCTCCCCTGGAGCGAGATGCGGAATGCGTTTCCCCTCCCCGGCACCACCTGCGAGAAGTCGGTCGTGATTTTCATTGAAACTCCCTCCCTGCCCAACTGCATTTCGAGTATAGGGATTTCGGAATACTTATGTCAAATGATTTCCATCACTTGCCGGGGGCAAATTGCTCTTGTATTTTTCAATGAGTCATGGAGACTGATTCAAAGGTCGGAAAATGCGACGATTGATATGTATAGTGCTTCTGTGTGCGCTTGGAACGGCGGCAGGCGGGTGCGGACAGAAGGCGGAAAAAAACAAGGTGGATATCGACCAGTTCGAGGCTGACCGGTCGAATAACTACCGGTACATCTTCCGCGACCTGGTCGAGAAAGAAAAGGCCGAAGAAAAGAAGGAACACAAGCGTCAGGACCCCTTCAAAAAGTAACGATGCGTATCATGTCTCCGTTTCCCTCAGCTTGAGGCGCATCTTACGGCGCTGCAGGGCCTCGCGGTTCCGGCGCTGATCGTCGGGCGTTTCCAGGGTGAGCCCCGGCACCGCAATGGGCTTTCCTTTCGCATCGAGTGCGACAAAGGTCAGGTATGCCGAGGCCGTGTGGCGAATCTCGCCGGTGATAAAATTTTCCGCCTCGACGCGTACCCCCACCTCGATCGACGTTCTTCCCACGTGGGTGATGCTCGCGATGAGCCGCAGCAGGTCCCCCACAAATACCGGGCTGTGAAAATCGACGCGGTCGATGGAGGCGGTGACCACGTTCGTTTGCGCATGCCTGCTTGCGACGATTCCCCCGGTGTTGTCTATATGACGGAGAATGACGCCCCCGTGGACGTTGCCCGCGAGGTTCGCGTCCTGGTGGGTCATCTGCATAACAATGGTCACGGAGCTGTCTTGTACCGTCTTAGCGTGCATTTCCACACCTCCGGGGGCTTTCGCGATCCGTTATAGCGCCTGGGACCGATCCTATTAAGCTACAGCATTTCCTTTATAAGGGCAATAGTTTCTTTCGGCTTTTCCATGGGAACGAGATGTCCCGCGCCCGGCACCACGCGGTATACCGCGCGGGGAAAGCGCGCAGACGCCTTCCCCAGATCGATGAAGTGCCTGTTCTCACTTTCACCCCCCTCGACAACCATCACGGGACACTGGATTTTTTCGAGGAGCGGCCATGGGTTGTAGCGGACGCTGCCCATGAAAAGGGCCGCCTCGTGGCGCGGGGAGCATGCGAGCGTGAGCCCGCCATTTTCTCCCGGGACCATGCCATAGCGGATGTAAAGCTCCAGCATCTCCTCGTCCCAGTTCCTGAAAAGTTTTCTCGATCGAAGGTACTCGCGCACCTGGGCGTCGTTTTCCCAGGTGCTTCTGCGCTTTATGGATTTGGAGGCGAGCGGGTGCTGGTCCACGCTCATCTTGAGCGAATACAGCTCCTCGGGCAGGAAGATGGGTTCTATCAGGACCATGGCGCGCGCGGGCTGGCCATGCAGGGCGTTCGCGAGGGTTATTACGGTGCCGCCCATCGAATGCCCTACGAGAAAGGGGTCCTCGATTGCCAGTGATGTGCAAAGGCGGCACAGGTCCTCGGCAAGAAGGAGCCATTCAAGGCCGCCCTCTTCCGGCTCCGCGTATCGGTGATCGCAGAAATAGGGCGCGATCACGCGGTGGTCTCCGGCCAGCTCCCGGGCGATGGGGTGCCACATCCACGGCAGGAAGCCCGTTGCGTGGAGCAGCAGTATCGGCGCGCCATCGCCTTCGTAATCCAGGTACTGTAGGCTCGTATCCCCGATCGATTGCGTGCGTACTGCCGGTTCGATATTTTTCATAGTTCCTCGCGACGGGAATCCTGGAAATGACCGGCCTACTGCCCATATGCCCCGGCCCGACATCCCTATCGTTGACGCATCGGGCCGGTTTTGTCAAGCAGGCGCAACGCCGGTGCGGAAGCCGGGTTTGCGCAAAGAAAAATTTGGCTTGCGCAATTGACCTTGACCCGGCAGCCTCATATTCTTGATTGGGAGGGGTGCGCCATGCTGAAGAGAATACTTATGCCCGCCTGGACGCTCGCGTCCACCACCGTCTATACGCTGGTACTCGCCTTCCCGACGATAATCACCGCAATACTCAGCAGGACGGGCAGACTTCCCTTTTCGATCGGGAAGCTGTGGGTGTGGCTCATCCTGAAATCGAACCGCGTCAAGGTACAGGTCATAGGGAGCGAAAAGATCAAGAACTGGCGCTCCTACGTGTTCATATCCAACCACGCGAGCAACCTGGACCCGCTGGCCGTGGCGCAGGGGATCAGGAACACGTTGCGGTTCGTGGGGAAAAGATCCCTCTTCAAGATTCCATTTTTCGGCTGGGCGGTGAGCCTCGCCCGCATGATTCCCATAGACCGCTCCGACGGACCCGCCGCGGTGACGAGGATCAACCGCGTGGTGAGGGAGCTCAGGGAAGGGATCAGCGTCTATTTTTTCGCCGAGGGGACCCGCTCCGGCGACGGCACCCTGCAGAAGTTCAAGAAAGGGGGAGTGATGTTCGCGCTTCGCTCCCGGCTGCCGATAGTACCGATAACGATCGTGAACAGCAACAGGCTTCTTCCCAAGGGCTCACTCCTGGTGAGCCCCGGCACGCTCAAGGTCATAATAGGCGACCCCATCGAGACCGAGGGCATGAAAGATTCGGCCCGGGACCTTCTGCTGAAAAAAGTGCGGGGCACTATCGCGAGGAACCTGCGCAAGTTTTCATCTACGCTGCGGGAATCGCCGGCCCACTAAGGAGAGCATGAAAAGATCCCTGGTTCTTATCGCGCTTGTGTTGGGCGCGCTCATACTCGTCTCGCTCGCATTCTCGTATGCATATTCTCGAAAGCCGAGCGTGCGTTATTTGCTTTCGATGTCAGGTTTCAGGAATCCTACCAGTTGGGAAAAATCGGAATTCTCGCTGGAAATAGGTCAGGAAACCATTCCGGTATTCTTATATTCGAGCCCGGGAGCGCGTTCCGCGAAATATTTTTACCTCCAGCATGGTTTCACACCCGAAGGGTACGCTCATCCCCAACTTCACCGGATGGCGGCGTCGCTCACCGACGCAACCGGCATGAGCGTGGTTGTGCCCCATTTGTGGAGGGGGGCGCGGGAGACCGCCAACCACACGAAGATGATAGATCTCACCGCCAGGGTATACAGCGCGCTGTATGAGCGCCTGCATGGCTCGTTTCGTGCGTTCGGGGCATGCATGGGGGGGAGCGCGCTTCTCATCGCGCTTAATCGAGTACCCAGGGATATATATCCGGAAAAAATATTTCTCGTAGGCCCCTTCCAGGACGGGAAAAAGCTCATTGAATACTACAATTCAGCATCGCCCGAGGTGGATATCCTGGTGAAGCTCGCGATCTCGCTCAATAGCGAAAACCTGACTGCGCAGGAGAAAGAGCTGGTTTCACGTGCTATTCAGCTTTCAAAGCCCGGTCCGACCGACCGCAGTGAAATGCGAAAAATTCTCGGTACAAAGCTATTTAACGATCTCTCGGTTCTTACCTTTAACAGCAATGAAGTCGAAGAAATGAACGCTGAAAAGATGTTCGCCGGCGGGGTACCAAAATGCCGGTATTTTATAATGCACTCCCTGAACGATACGATAGTTCCTTATTATGAAGGAAAAGGGTTGAATGAATATTTAAAAAAGGCGGGCGCGGATACCGCATTTCTTGGGACCGAGCTATTCTCGCATACCGAGAACACAATCACCGTGAAAGGATTTATCAGGGAAGCGCGCTATCTGATCAAATTTTTTGATGAATTATTCGAAGGCGATATCGAAAACTGAACACTGTATATGAATATTGAGTACATATTTTATAGGTTTTCAGACTGAATCGTCCGTTTTTAATTGACAAAATGCTTTCTCTATACTAGCCTGTCATTCAATCTTAATTGAGCAAAATATTAACTGTTTCATATTTGAATGCCGGGTGACAGGAAAATTTCAGGCTGACTCCTCACCCGCGGAATTTTAACCTCGAAAACGAAGCATAAAGAAATTTATTAGCCCGAATGGGCTATAGACAGGGTACTTTTTGTAATAATACAGCATACCGTCCAGACGGTATAGACACCGGGTAGAACAGCCTCACGCGTGCGGACCACTGGAAAACCGTGAGCGTTAAATGTGAAAATGCGGGGGTCGCTATGATGTTCACAAGGATTGTGATGATCGGAGCCCTGGCGCTGTGTACTGCGTTCGTCGCATGTTCAAATGGGGGGAAGCTGGGCGGCTTCCAGAAAAACGAGCCCGACCCAGATTTCCAGCTTTTCAGTGTCATGGACGGATATGGCAACATCAAGGACCTGTTCGGCGATTTGGACATGAATGATGTTATCACCAATGATCTTCCCGCCGCGATCAGTGCGAACTACGACGAATTTAACACTATGTCCAAAGTGCTTAAAGACCTCGCGACACATGAGGACCGTCCCCTGATCGATTTGATGACCTCCCTGCGCTCCCTCCTGTCCATCCTTGAGGATAGCGAGCGTCATCACGCGAAATCCGAAGTGGATTCTTTCTATGAAACGGCGGGGGTAAATTATCACCAAGGTTTTTATGAGCTGCTGAATGACCTGAGTAAAACGGACGGGCTGACCGAGGACGGAATCGAGATCCTGAAAAAATCGATAGACTATATCGCGGATGAGAATGGATACGACCTCGATGAGCCCGAAGGCGTCAGGGACCTGGTTCAAAAGCTGATTGATAAAATTGACGGGATGGATGTGCAGGATATCAGGGATGCGTCCGGGATAATCGCCAAACTCACCATTCAGAATGATACCCCGATGTTCATCGATAACTCTGGGAATTTGATCTTAAATTCCCGGGACATAAGCGCCGGCGATACGAATCTTGATCTTGGCAATGCGGTACGCGGAACGCACTCGCTCCTGCGCGCCTTGAACGATATGCTCGTGAGCGATGGAAGCGTCCGGGAAATGCTGTACCAGTCGGATGACTCTATCATGAAGCATGACCTTCCCCGGCTGGTCGATCCCGCGCACGCGCCGGTCTATAAAAATTTACTCGTTAACATGGAAAGATATTTCACGGAGGGTGGTGCGAATTTCAACGCGGACTATAAAAACAGCGACCCTTATGTCAACGCGGAGATAAAAAACACGGCGCGCGAGGTGCTTCCCTTCCTGATTCAGCTTTTCATCAGGGATAAAGCGACGGGGGAACCCGCCGGCATCCCCGATTATTCAATCATCCATGATCATGGGCTCGGGAAATCCCCGGTCGAGCTTCTGACCAGGGCGCTCGACAAGCTTCGGAACGCCGGTATCGATTTTGACACGTATGCGATTGAACCCTCGCTTAAAAGGATGATGCAATACGGCGCCGACGGCAATTTAAGAACCGCTTCCTCCTACAAGGTGTCATACCTGGAGCATCTGATATTTACGCTTATAGCTTCATATCAGTATGGCTATAAAACCAGGATGAGCACGAGCGGAGAACCGGTCGATGATAACTACTCCCGCGGACATGGCGAGGCAACACACGGCATTATCTCGGTGAACGATACCATGTACAGCCTCCGCACGGGGGAGACGTTCGGCTTGAATTCCTACGGTCTCGCGCTCAACGTGAGAAAATCCAGCCAGGCCCCCCAGATCGGGAGAAGCGCGGACCCGTTTACGTCCTTCCAGAGGACGAATCACATGTTTTTTATGGGCTATGATTTCCCGACCTTGGGCCTGCTTCCGGGCACGTGCGCGGGCGATGCGGGCCTTCCCAACGGCGGCGAAACCGTGGAATATGTCAGGCACGGCCTGGACGGGGACGGGAAACCAATAATGGAACCCGTTGCGACTATACAGGACGCGACTAATGACGAGGACTATAAAACGTATTATCCCCAGGTCGTTTCGGGACGGGGGGTGCTCAATACCGCGTGCTGGCTCATGGGCTGGATCGCGAGGGCCTGCTGGGAGGGAGAGGGGCCTTATTATTATGCTGATCCGGCGGCGGAATCGGTCTATCTCGACTATGACGGCAACGGTTCGAGCGAACAATTTTTCATTTATAAAAAGCTGAACGGGGACGTGTACGCGCTGGTGCACAAACCCTCCGCGGATCCTGCAACGTGGGTATATCTCTATCCTACAAACGCGTACGACGCTGAGGAACGGCTCTCCGGGGGTCAATTCCTCAATTTGAGCGGAACCTCCATCGATGAGGCGCTTTACAAATCCAGGGGCACCCGGGTGAAACCGGGCAGCGTGGAATTGACCTGCATGACCACCACCGAGGTGACGGGCGAAGATTTGAACAACAGCGATACGCACGTTTCGGATACGCTCGCCCACGCTCCGGTGATTCCGGGAAGCCTCATGAAAATTCATCTTAAGGAAGATACCTGGTGGTTCCCCGAGGAGACCGATATCTATATCACGTGCGATACCGAGGGCGCCATTTCAGGTGAAAATATAAACACCTCATATTCCGCCACGATCAATTATGACACGGGAGCGGTGAATTTTTACATTTCCGGAATTTCATGGGACATCGGGGATGTGACGCTTACTTCGTATCGCTACGGTTTGGATCCCACAACCGCGTCCGACGACGGGGCCGGACATATAACCGGCCCGGCGGTGAGCGGCACCGGCACCATCAATTACGGCACGGGAGCGATTCAGTGCACCGTGACGGCCGGGTCGGGAGACAGGGTCGTACTCTGTACCTGGGACAGGGATACCGCGTATAACGGCAAACGCGAGCGCGCGAACCGCTACAAGGCAACGTGGAGGAGCGATTATTATATAGTCAACCGCGGCCACCTCGCCGAGAGCACCGTCCCCCCCATGAACGAGCGCGGTTGGACCTATGTCGAGGGCACGACCGGGGAGAACAAATTCAAGCTGAATTCCAGCGGAAGCTACCTGCGCTCCGAGTATTTTACCTTCAACGAGAAAATCCGGGAAGAGGAGGCGATGCGCGCCTGCGCGTCGCAGGAAGAGGCTTTGTTCAGAAACTTCCAGTGGGTGGTACTTGAAAAGAAATTCATATTCATAATCCCCATGCATATATGGGCGACGGTGCTGACCTGCCAGGTACACTCGGCCGCGTTCATTCTCGTGGACTGCAACGGCGCGCTCGGCATCACGAACGCGAAAAAAGGCCCCGCGAACGGCCAGTGGATGTCGAATCTGCCGGCCTCCCAGGGGGGCTGGAGCTCCGGTATCGGGGAGGGGGATATTTCCACGGGAAGGACGCCGGATTACCGGGAATCGAGCCAGCCGGGGGACGCGCGCATCCTTGTATTCTGCCGGGAACATGAAATCGCGCTCGGCCAGGGTATTTTCGTCGACACCATTTTCAACGACATACTGGGAGGCGGGTACGTATTGCCGGACATCGTTGGCCGGAATATAGGTCCCATCACGCGCATGGGATTTCTCCAGAACGCAATGGTGGCATCGAACGCGACCGGAACGCCCTGGAACAATGCGTGGGCCATTCGGAGCAGGCTCCTGCCCGTATTCGCGGCCCTGGTGGGGGCTGTGCATGAAAAATCGCTGTATACGCCCGCCGCAGGGCATGATTACAACTTTGCCGGCCCTCATAAGAATCCCATTCAGGGCTTATACGAAGGCCTGGTGATGCCGCTTGCAAAACCCTACTTTCGAAGATTGAGCGACTCCGGCGGCAGGTGGGCGCCCCGGATCAACGACTCCGCGGAAGGCGCGCTTACCTATCTGACGCCCTCGGCGGAAGCGAGCGTGGATTATCGCCCAAGGTCGAATCTGCGCACCATGGTGAGCCTTCTTGTCGAGAACGACAACACGACGGCCGGCTGCGACGGCCTCCTTCCCCTCGTCGCCGACAATACAAGCATCGTTTCCAAACTGCTGGCCCTTCTTCAAAAAATCGGCGATAACGACGCGGGAAGCCCGTACCGGCTTGACGAAAAAGCGATCAGGAAAAATCTTTTCTACAGCCTGGAGCAGATACTGACCTCGATCAAGTTAACGAAGGGCGAACTGGTTACGAAAGAAGAGAGCGGCGAAAGCACGCCCGTCTACGGCGACGACCAGTACACACACCTCGATTACACCAACTACCAGTGGATGTTCAAGCCCTCCATGCGGGCCGAGGATTTCGATCTCGACTGGGCGCTCACGAAGCTCGTCGACGACAGGCTCGCGCAGGTGGACACGTGGACGCAGGACCCGGACTGGGACGAGTTCGAGGATGGTTTGGAAACGCTCTCCAGTTTTCTCGACAAGACGAAGCCCGCGGGGAATCCCGGTAAATACTACATTACCGGCCACCTCGCCAAAATCATCGATACACTGTTCGCCGAAAAAACCTACACCGACGACGAGTTCGCGGGGCTTCTCTACACGCTTGGCAAGTACGTCGCCTGGTACGACAGGGGAAACAATAAATGGCTCTACCAGGGGGACGAGGGATTCAACGACCTTGTTGTATTACTGAAAGAGCTTTTGCCTAAAATGCACTCAATCGTCAAGGACGACACCGGGCAGAACTACTATGACATGAAGGTCCTCTTAAAAGCCATGAACGAGGACGGCGGACTCATCGCGAAGCTCGGGGATAAGATGATCGCTCCCGACACGCCCGAAAAATGGGAGGTGCTCATCAACGAGCTTTCGATCTTCCTCGCGGACGACGCGGTGGGGGGCAGCGGCTCCCTGTGGTTCGAGCTGAGCGACATGTTCGAGGATCTGCTCGCGATGGAAACGGCGTCCATGAGCGCGGCGGAGAAGGTCGAGTATTACAAGCAGTTCTACCGGCAGTACGGCTTCCAGTTCAACGGGTTCTAGCCCGGGGACGGCGGCATCGCAACGATCAACGTGTTTGAGGTCAGCATGACAAAAAGGACTCTGTGCGGTATAATAATGATCTTCTTCGCGATCCGGCCCGGCGGCGCGTACGCGAGCAATTTCGGCGATACCTACGGGTTCGGCGCGACGGGAATCGCGATGGGCAATGCGATGACGGCCATCGTTGCGGACTGGTCTTCCGTGTATTACAACATGGCCGGGCTTGGGAGGACCGTTCAATTTCGGGGGGCCGATACAGCCCGCGAAGAAAGCACGCTCTCCCTCAAGAAGAAAGAGGAAGGCGGGAAGGAAGAAAGCGCCGCGCCGCCAAAGGCGTATCTGAACCAGCTCGCCGTGTCCTACATGTACAACGCCCCGGCCACCGAGATCGACTACAAGGGAACGAACACCCTCATGGAAACCGATGTGGAGCCCTCCAGCCATTTCATCCTTGGCGTGGTGCTCGACCTGAACCTCATCTACGAGATGCCGAAATTCATCTCGTCCTCCCGGCTGGGACTGGGCCTGGGGGCGAACGGGGACGGCACCATCGTGAAGCTCAACGATGTGAGTCCCGCCACGCACGACTACCTGCGCCTGGGCCGGGAGGAGCAGAAATCGATGATCCTGCTTGGAATGGGATTCGGCTTCCTCAACGATGCATTCGGAATAGGAATCGGAACGAATATCGGCTTCAAGGGACAGGGTTCCGTGATCATGGCGGGCATAGAGGTGTCCGATGATCCACAAACGCCTGATTCCCAGGCGAAGATGGACCTTTCTGCAATGCCCACGCTTCTTGCGGGGCTGTACCTGAGTGCGGGAAAATTCATAGATGCGCTCGATGGGCTGGAGATAGGAGCATCCTACCGCCAGGAACATTACATGCAGATCGACCCGTTCAATGCCGCGGGCATCGTTCCGGGTACCATGAGCATGCAGCTTCTCATGGCGCTCTACGATTATTACTCGCCCGATATCTACACCTTCGGAATCGCCTACACCCGCTGGAATACGACGCTCTCGTTCGATATCGATTACCAGCTCTGGTCAAAGAACAGGTTCTCCTCGACCCTGACCCGGAATTATCCCGACCTCCCCTCCTTTCAGGACGTGATCAGTCCCAAGCTGGGCGTGAAGTACGATCTTCTCTCGTGGCTCTCGCTCATGGCGGGCTATATCTACCAGCCCAGCTTTGTCCCGGACAGCGCGGTGACCGGAAAGTATAACTTCCTGGACAACGATAAGCATATCCTTTCGCTCGGCTCGAAATTCCTGGTTCCCCGTTTCGCGGGTTTCAGGGGGCCCATCGAGATCACCCTGGGCTGGCAGTACCAGAGCTTCGTCCCGCGCACCGTCACGAAAGACGACCCCGCCGACCCGTTGAACCCGAGCTACGCGTACGGGGGCTCGGCGCAGAGCGTGATCCTCGAAATCCTGTTGAAACTGTAACGTACGTGGAGACCGATATGAAAAGGCACACCATAACCCGGGCGCTCCTGCCGCTCGTCATTGCCTGCGCATCGACGCTCGTATCGTGTTTCGACGCGGTGAAGCTGAACGAATCGGGGGACGCGCGCTATCGTTTCGTGCTCTACAACCGGACCGAGGGTTACCTGAAAAGCGCGCGGATCGATACGACCGTCTGCGGCGCGATGGCGCCAAACCAGTCGTGCACCGCGGCGTACGAGTACCGCCCGCTCGACGTGGAGGTTTCCTACGAGAGCGAAACGGTGGCGGCGGTCTCGGAGGGCGTTTCGAAAACCCTCACCGTGACCACCACGGACGGGATAGAGGAGGACGTCTACAACCTCGCACTCCCCGATACCCATTTCTCACTGTGGGTGACCAACTACCACACGAGCCGCGAGATAAATATGGTGGGGATGAACTACACGGCGAACAGCGGCATCACGCTCGATGATTTCGCGAAAAAAACCGCGCTCATAAATTTCCAGGGCGAGGATCTCACCCATACCGGCCCCACAGTGTCCGATACGCTCCTTCACACGGGGATCGTCGCGGGAAGCACGAGCGTGTACGCCCAGGTGAAGGGAACAGGCTTTTCCGTAACCGCGGCGGCCGAATCGCTGAGCGTGACGGGAACGGACGTGAGCGACACGCTCGCGAACGCTCATATAGTAGAAGGCTCGCTCGTTGTATATGTTGACGGAATCCAGGTCGCCGCCACGGACGCGGGCGGGACAATTACGGGCTCCGGTCTCGCGTCAAACGGCACGCTGGATTACGAAACGGGGGCGATTGCCTTTTCGCTTTCGGCGGCCCCTTTGACCGGCGTGACCTGCGATTACCGGTACACCGATACCACGGGCGTCGTCATCGCGAAACGCGGAAACGGCATTCGCGGCGGGAGCCTGGTCATTCGGGTGAACGGCACCGAGATCGGCCGCGACAACGGGAGCGGTTCGATATCCGGAACCGGCATCGATTCCGCGCAGGCGCACACGATCAATTACGCGTCCGGCGCGATCACGTTTACTGTCAAGGACCCGCTCGACGGAAGCGCGGTCACGTGCGACTACCTTGCGAAAATCGGAGGCACGGACGCAGTGGGCGTTATAAGCGGGACCGGGATCGAGGGCACCGGAACCATCGATTACGGGACAGGCGCGATCGCGCTCGTTACCACGGCCGAGTACGATCCCGGAACGGGAGAAATGATCATCGATTACCGCGCGCCCTTCGCGAAGGCGTGGACCGGCGGAACCTGGGGCGATGCGACCGGCGTGTCGGGTGAGACTCTCTCCTTCTCCGGCACCGCGGTGAGCGATACGCTTCTCCATGTCGAGGGACTTATGGCGAACAATGACGCCCTGACCGTGTACGCAGGCGTGCCCGGCGAGATTCTCGCGAATACCGCGGAAACGGTGTCCGATACGCTCGTCCGCGCGCCCCGGACGGGAAGCATCGTCGTCAGGGTCGCGGGACAAACCGTGGGAACCGATGACGGCGCGGGAAACATCAGCGGTACGGGCATAAGCGGTACGGGAACCGTTAATTATTCAACGAGGGAGATCAACCTCACCCTGACTGCGAATCCCGGGACGGACACGGTCACCTGCGACTATCTCTTCGCGGCCGGAACGGCCGCCGCGCCGGTCGACGGGTACCGGAATATCAGCGGCGCGGGAATCAGCGGGACGGGAAAACTGAACTGCATAACGGGCGCGATCAGCCTCACGCTCGCGGCGGACCCGGGAACACCCGGCGTGCTGGTGGAGTACAGTTACCGCGTGCCAGTCATCCCCCCGGAGCGCTGCTGGATTGGCTTTTACGAGATTGGTGGGATCTCGTCCGCGTACGCGCTTGACCTGGACGTCCCGGGGAGCGCGGTCGAACACTACTTCATGCTCGCCGATTACCCTGAGGTAAAATCGGAATTCGCGGCGACCCGGTACGGCACGAAAATTCTCGATCTGGTGTGCGGCGCGAACAACGTGCATCCGTAGAGACGTCCCGCCGGGACGTCTCTACGAATCCCACGGAATTACGGAACCCACGGAACAATCCCGTCCCCGCGGAAAAATAAAACAGGCGGGATATATTCCCGCCTGTTCATACACGAAATTCCGATGAGGGCCTTATTGCGAATCGGACCCCCCTCGTCTTTTATTATTTCAGGCTCATCCTGTTCAGGACAATGTCCTTTCCATCGAGCGTGAGCCAGTAGAGGTAATCCCCTTGCGGCGAACGCTTGG
This genomic stretch from Spirochaetota bacterium harbors:
- a CDS encoding acyl-CoA thioesterase; translated protein: MHAKTVQDSSVTIVMQMTHQDANLAGNVHGGVILRHIDNTGGIVASRHAQTNVVTASIDRVDFHSPVFVGDLLRLIASITHVGRTSIEVGVRVEAENFITGEIRHTASAYLTFVALDAKGKPIAVPGLTLETPDDQRRNREALQRRKMRLKLRETET
- a CDS encoding alpha/beta hydrolase, with the translated sequence MKNIEPAVRTQSIGDTSLQYLDYEGDGAPILLLHATGFLPWMWHPIARELAGDHRVIAPYFCDHRYAEPEEGGLEWLLLAEDLCRLCTSLAIEDPFLVGHSMGGTVITLANALHGQPARAMVLIEPIFLPEELYSLKMSVDQHPLASKSIKRRSTWENDAQVREYLRSRKLFRNWDEEMLELYIRYGMVPGENGGLTLACSPRHEAALFMGSVRYNPWPLLEKIQCPVMVVEGGESENRHFIDLGKASARFPRAVYRVVPGAGHLVPMEKPKETIALIKEML
- a CDS encoding 1-acyl-sn-glycerol-3-phosphate acyltransferase, yielding MLKRILMPAWTLASTTVYTLVLAFPTIITAILSRTGRLPFSIGKLWVWLILKSNRVKVQVIGSEKIKNWRSYVFISNHASNLDPLAVAQGIRNTLRFVGKRSLFKIPFFGWAVSLARMIPIDRSDGPAAVTRINRVVRELREGISVYFFAEGTRSGDGTLQKFKKGGVMFALRSRLPIVPITIVNSNRLLPKGSLLVSPGTLKVIIGDPIETEGMKDSARDLLLKKVRGTIARNLRKFSSTLRESPAH